DNA from Cynocephalus volans isolate mCynVol1 chromosome 2, mCynVol1.pri, whole genome shotgun sequence:
AGCATTTATTGACAAAATGGCAGTGAGGTATAGAAACAGCTTGATCAACCAATCAGCTCAGCTTTTGCCTAATTTGGACATGGTCTGATCAGTTGGCAGCCTGTGATTGGCTAAAGCTCAGCAgttgtgattggctgagactcagctagtTGTTACAAAAAATAGACTCCTGAATTAGGCTTTCTGTTTGTTTACAAACGGTTAGGTTGCAGTTCCTTATGTAGGGACTCCAGGTAAGGAAGCAGCCTCTGgacaaatttagtttaattaaCAGAATTAAGCAAGTTAAGATGACATCATACTGGAGGGTGAGCTCCAATCcaatggctggtgtccttataaaatgaaggaaatttagATAcagacacacaggggagaagcccatgtggtgacagaggcagagactggatttGTGCAGCTACCAGCCAAGGAAAGCCAAGAACTGCAGCAACCACcagaagaggcaaagaagaatTTTCCTCTGGAGACTTCAGAGGGAGCAAGAACTGACAGAGAATCGATTTCTGTAATTTTAAGCCACCAGGTACTTTGTCACAGCAGTCCTAGGAAACCAATTCAGTAGCTTTCACAAGAGTCACAAACACACTCAAAGGTGGGCTTCCTGTTTCCCAAAGGATAGCCATCCCTCACAGAAATTGCTATTTCCACCAAGTGGGACAGACTCCTCAGACTACTTGAGAGACTCTGGTCTTCTGGTTTCAAGGAGATTAAGTAAAGTCAGGTTGTTTCAAGCCACACATAGAGGGAAGGAAGTAATAACTATTTTCTCTAGGAGGATATTACAGAAGTAGGGTCTACTTCTGGAAGAACTGGTGGGCATGTTTCCATAAGTAGCCTCTTTAAGAGATGAGGAGGATAGGAAACAGGAGGTCAATTGAAAAGTATCAGCTTTAGACTGTAGTTAATCAAGAATATGTGCCTTCCATACAATTTTGGTATTACTTAAACACAATACCTATTGGTGGACTTTATTCACATGAGAATTTTTATACTAGCCAGAGAACCTACCTCTAAGGTTTCATGAAGCCGTTGCCTTAATTCTTCATTTGACAATTCTGAATTAGAATCtatcggaaaaaaaaaaaaaaacttgaatattttctttaactAGTTAAGTATGAggaatttgtttataaaatatcaCATACAGGTTTTTCCCTAATTCCAAAAAGAATTGTAATAAaccaaataatgataaaaatatgtagcttaaaacatttcacaaatgaagacaCATACTTTgaataaaaagacttaaaaaaaggACTCtcaaataaaattgatgttaatGAATTGGtgatacaaaatagaaaaacatgaaTGTGAGtgagtaaaatgaaaagattttggtGTTTGACTTAAGCttgatgtagtggattgaattatgtcccctcaaaactcattgaaacttgaattgtgtcccccaagtttcatgtattagaaacttagccccactgtgacaaGAGgacgggaaatcctattatggtaattgagaggtggagtattgaaggggtgattggattgtaaaaATATGTAGCTTaaaacatttcacaaatgaagacaCATACTTTgaataaaaagacttaaaaaaaggACTCtcaaataaaattgatgttaatGAATTGGtgatacaaaatagaaaaacatgaaTGTGAGtgagtaaaatgaaaagattttggtGTTTGACTTAAGCttgatgtagtggattgaattatgtcccctcaaaactcactgaaacttgaattgtgtcccccaagtttcatgtattagaaacttagccccactgtgacaaGAGgacgggaaatcctattatggtaattgagaggtggagtattgaaggggtgattggattgtcgggccgtgcagtagtgaacggattaaaaatgattgtcaagggcgtggttctgagggctttaaaagaagaggagagtctgtcttgctctctctctgctctttctgcttccaccatcttgcaatgtgacaccccttagtcactgtcaccaccaccagatggacttcagacttcccagcctcagcaactgtaagcaataaatgtcgttttccTTTACATCACTcactctcaggtattctgttacagcaacacaaaaatggactaatacacttgatCAATGTAGTATGAATATCGAACAAATAAgctgaatttaatttctttccaagGAGAATGACTAGAATGCTCCTGTAACTTCAATTATTCTCTCCTGAATGTAATCAATTGAGAAATTAAACTGAGCCTCCTAGGAGCTTTATCTTCATTTCTGTCTCActcacaacaaaaaaaatattaaggtGGTAAATTGCAAGCAActgtaaaaagtaaaagaaagaaaaataacactagaaaaaatattttgaaggccattaaaaatttttcaaaacaattttttcctttgttattctGAATCCATCAGCATGATGGTATCCAAGGCAAAACTTAAATCATGTTTTTACCATGATGATTCAGGGTTCCAAACAGGGACACAAGTGACATTGGATTGGCAATGACAACTTCTGTTCTATTAATacttgtggtaggcagaataatggcagccaaagatgtccacatcctaatccccaggaTCTGTGAATTCacggcaaaagggactttgcagaggtgattaagaattttcatttttcagggccggcccatggctaacttgagagagtgtggtgctgataacaccaaggccacaggttcggatccctatatagggatggccggttagctcacttggtggagcgtggtgctgacaacagcaagtcaagggttaagatccccttaccagtcatctttaaaaaaaaaaaaagaattctcttttttcagctggtcagtatagggatctgaacccttgaccttgaagtTATCAACATATTGAGAATTTTGAGATGGGAGATTAtactggattatccaggtgggtccaATATACCCATAAGAGTACATATAAATGAAAGAGAGTCAAGAGGGTCAGTGTGAGAGTGACATGATGTAGGAAAGGCTCAACtagccattgctggctttgaagatagaggaAGGGGGCCATGAGCCGAAGAATGCAgacagcctctggaagctggaaaggcaAGGGAACAgactctcccctagagcctccagaaggaacacaggaggctctcctgccaacaccttgattttatccCAGTGAAATTTGTTTTAgacttttgacctccagaactgtaagataacaaatttgtgttgttttaagccactaaatttgtggtatttTGGAAATTATCTATTAGCAACAAGAAACTAATACAATACCCTTTCCTAGGACTGGAGAAACattgataaaaagacaaaaagtccATAAACCAACAAAACTGGAGCTCATACTGTTACTATTACATCTTGTTTATATCCCAGCAGTTTCCTCATGTTTAAAGGCATCTTAGCATCATGTTCAGTTTTACATTTCTTGCTTACAAAACAGTATCCATCCTCTATGTATAATAAGGAACTGGAagagaaaaatctataaataatCCCATGCTAATTTCAAGAAGAATCTGAAGGATGGGGATGAACCCCAAGCTGCAACATgcattttgtaaattttgaaaCCATGTTTCTTAAATTATTCTTGTGTTGTTCTAATTAGTGTTTGCTCATCTTTGGTGGGGGAAGTTTCAGGAGTGAAAATTTTACAACATGTATTACAAAAGATTCAGCCAAATAAGAGCTGGTGCCACAGTACAGGCATGGACTCATCCACGGATTCCCAATCATTTTGGAGTTGTAACATTCTGTAGAAATATGactctcaattttattctttccctAATGTAAGGCATAAATTCTTTTTGGTTATAATATATTAAGATTAATTCTGTTTTGACAATATTTGAGAATTTCATGACATCCTAAAAGAACCGGAAGCATCTGAGTTCTTCCTGGAACACTCCTTTGCCAGATAACCATGAGGCATGCTCCCCACTTCACTCAggtgctcaaatgtcacctccttagaGAGGTCTTCCCTAATGCTGGCCTGAGACAGTAGTGCCCCACCCCCGACAATCACTCACTAGGCTTTCACTTACCACTGCCAGATGTTAAATATATGTCGATTTGCAGGTTTATTTTCTATCTCCTCTACTAGAATGTGAAATCCATGACATTAGGGCATTTGACTGTTTTGTTGACTGACATTATTCCAGGAACCTAGACCTGTGCCTGACACCCAATGGTacccaataaatatctgttgactaaaagaataaataaataagtaaaactaaaTCACAAAAAAAGCGAGATGATTAATCACTTACTGATATCACTGACAAACATATATTATTAATGCAGATTAACTACTGTATTTCACAATTTTCACAATACTTGGAAATATAAACATCGATTACTTTTGTAGTATCGCCAGTCACAAGAGGTGAATAAAGATGAATTTCTAAAATCCACTATGGTTATCACTATGTGTTGGAAGGGGTATAGCACTGATAATATTCacaggggaaaggaggaaggaaaggaaattcgGCATTCTTACCTGTACTACTTTGTCGTCTGTAACTGGCAATTCTGGACCCTTGAAGGTATGTATCTTGCAAGCTCTTATGCTCGGAATACTGAAAAACGgcttcacttctttctttcccctttcttggAAGTGGGGGAGGGCTAAAGTTCTTTCCATCTGATCTTTTTCTGGATGTAAATAAATGTGAAACTTCATAAACACCACCAGATCTTCTTCCGAGGCCATACCCTAAATCACCTTCTGTCATGTCATCATCCTCTTCTGTTTCCCAGATCTGTCCCTCTGACTCACTGGATGACCTCACCACCTTGCTCATTAGCCAAACACTGTCTTTATCATAAGGAAAAACTGGGTGTCTGTAGTTAAGAAAAACAGTAGTTAAAAAACCAACAgtagatccagcaatcccatttctgagtttacccaaaagatttgaaTTCAGTgtgttgaagagatgtctgcactcccatgttcactgcagcactactcacaaaagccaagttatggaatcaaactaagtgtccatcaacagacaaatggataaagaaaatgcggtaTAGGGGCCAGCTGGTGAgcagctcaattggttagagcacagccttacaacttCAAGATCATGGGTGTGGATCCCTCGTACCAGccactggccaaaaaaaaaaaaaaggtggtgtatatatacacaatgaaatacaattcagccttaaaaaagaaagacattttgtCATCtgtcacaacatggatggaattggaaaatattatgctaagtgaaataagccaggcacagacagacaaatactacatgttctcacttatatgtggaatctaaaacaataaaacacaaagaagcagagagcagaacagtagttaccagaggctgggcggggggagagtgggggaaaTGGGGGGATGACGGTCAAGGGTACAATGTGACAGGAGGAATTAGTCAATTCCTCAATTAGAGAGGAGGaataagggtttttttctttgagatatattgcacagcatggtgaataaaaagagtaatatactgtatatttcaaagttgctaagagtaaatttcaaacaTTCTTATCACATAAATTAAGTATTTCagttgaggtgatggatatgttaattagcttgatttaattattccatattgtattcataaatcataaTATTACTTTGTACCCCGTAAATATATACGATTACAATTTttcaatttacaattttaaaaaataaaaattaaacagaacaaaacaaaaaaccgtCAGTATAATAAAGGTGGGTTTTCCAGGGGAAAAAAGTTCTTTCTGTATTATGCAGGTATGAATATCCCTGGGATGCACTAACACACTAATGCCACTTGTAGTCcaattagaaatatttaacatttcagGACTGAAATAAAGGGCTGGACCTTTCTTATATATAAAGATTGCAGTGAATTGCAGAGAAGCAGGAAAGGCTTTTACTGAATGTAACAATCTACTGCTCAGGAGAAAGCAGATCAGCCTTTGCCAAGGAAACAGAACACTCTTAATATACAAGCTTATGAAGGAAATGGTTCTGTTTACACAAGCCTAAGAGCAATACAAAATCCAGAAAAGTCTCTGAAAAATGGGACATTTACAGGAAGTTTCCCACCTTCTGCCTCTGTCTCCTCGGCCCTTTATCCACTTTAGGTGCTCAGGGCACTACAGCTTCACTTGGTTCACTTTCTGTTCCTGTACAGACACAATCAGCAGAGGTTTTGTGATTTGGGACAGTGAATAGGTGGAGGAAAGAAGGTGCCCCTTTCTCATtctctccccctctttctctctcaaatcaTGCCACACCTAAGTTCAAAACCctccaccattttgcagctcCATTGCGGTAAAGGCCAAAGCCTTTTCAATGGCCAAAGACCCTACAACACTCATCTCTGACCTCATCCGctcacagcaacacaaaatggactaatacaccatctaaAATTGTAAGCTCCTCCTCCCTATCCCACTTGTCCACTTTAAATTTCTCCTTAGCACAACGACCTTCTAACATACtccatattttacttatttcacaAATTACACCACTAAAATCAGGGCCAATAAAAAGGGTGAAGTTAATACAAAAGTGAGAGTCCGGTGAAGCTGAGGTGGTGCAGGCCTGCCTCTGAGGCATCTTCAGAGGCAGGGTTGCCCAATAGGTAGGGCGGCCCCAAGCGTTTTCCTCCAACAGAGCCCAAACCTGCTGTAGATGGCCTTACGAAGAACAGAAGCTCCGTAAGGGGAGCAGCTTCTGTCCATTTGGTTCACCGCTGTATTCTCCATGTCTAGAACAGTATCTGAAACATAATCTGTGCTCAATAAGGACTTGTTtaataaaggaataaaggaatgaagaaaggaacaaacaagcaaagtgaAATACTTGTGTCTAgggcagaaaaacaaaacagtcatCTCAGAAAGACTGCACACAGGATACTGTGGGGCTACTGCCTGCCCTTCTTTCCAGAAGGAAATGTCTCCTGGCAAAAATGCCTACAGAGAAATCACCATCAATGAGCCCTCCCCATGGGTAGACCACTGCAGTCACCTACTTGGTGACAGTGGGGCAGCTGGAGAGTACCCAAAGTGCTCAGCCTTGTCCTTCCAGTACAGAGTACGGTTAATAGGGGCTTTCACCACCAGGCATTTCAAAACAGCTGCTTTGCTGTAGCTGTTAAGAAATATTTCATCCTTTTCTCAAGACACACTTAAAAAAACCAAAtgcagaggcaggggcaggggccaaGGGTTGGGGGCAGCATCAACACACCTGACATCTTTCTCTAAATACCCGCTTTTTTAAGTTGAACAGCACTTTCAAGGAAATTTAATCTCAGTCTTGCATTTTTTGCTGAgatctctttcttattttcccaCTTGTAATAATACCACATGTAGATACCAAATGAAACTGATCATGTATGAAGGGGTTTCTACTGTTTTTAGGGTCaatatatattcaatattaaaaacaagggccctaaaagatttgaatagatatgTCATAAAAGAAGATACACGGAtagaaagatgctcaacatcatcgcTCATCAGGCACCTGTAAATTCAAACCACAAAGAGATTCCGCCACACACCGCTGACAAGTCTAAGTGCTGCTGAAGATGTGGAGTAAGTGAAATTCTCAAAAACGGGGGGTGGGAGTATAAAgtggtacaaccactgtggaaaagtttgacagtttctcataagcacatgacccagcaattgcattcTTTTACCCAAGAGAAGTGGAAGCATATGTCTATTTCCATACAAAGATGTGTGCATGAATGTTCACACATTACTCAAATTagtcaaaacctggaaacagcccaagtgtCTGCAGGAAAGCAGACAGACAAAGTGTGGTACatccataaaacagaatatattCAGCAATAAACAACAATTCATTTCTGATATATGCAACCACCTGGATGAATTTCATAGACATTATGCTAACAAAAGAAGCACATACTGTATGAAATCCTGGCAAAACTAATGTACAATGACAGTAaacagattaatggttgcctagtGTGGGAGGGCTGACTTCAAAGGGAACTTCATGAAGGAActtttttggggtgatggaaaaaagttctaaatttttttttaattgacacattgtaattatacatacttatggggtaccaTCTGATGTTCTGacacatatatattgtataataatcgGGTTAGGTAgctaatgtatcaatcacctcatgcatttgtCTCCTCCAGCTATTAGGTAGTATATAAAACTTTCAACTGTAGTCATCCTACTGGGCAACAGAAtctcagaacttattcctcctgtctgactGAATTCTGCACCTATTGGCCTCTCCCTTTGTCTCCCATCACCCCAATCTCTGACAATCACTGTTCAACTCTCTGCCTCTCTAATATcaacgttttctttttctttctttcattttttgattcAAAAAGTTCTACatctggggccagcccatggcttactcgggagagtgtggtgctgataacaccaaggccacgggttcggatcatatatagggatggccggttagctcactgggtgagcgtggtgctgacaacaccaagtcaagggttaagatccccttaccggtcatctaaaaaataaaattctacatcTTAACTAGAGTGGCAATTGGTCAAAATTCGTCAATATGTAGACTTACAATAGGTGTATTTTATTATACGTAAATTATACCTACAGAATatgatgttaaaaattttttaaaaacaaaacacaaaaaaactggATTAGatcagggaagaagggagagatgaCAAGATGAATAGATGGAGCataggggatttttagggcagcaaaactacaCTGCATAATACTgtatggtgaatacatgacattatgcattcggcaaaacccacagaactgtagaACACAAAGATGGAtccctaatgtaaaattaagttacTAATAATAGagcaatattggttcataattgtaataaacacacacactaaTGTTAcatgttaataacaggagaaactatgtgtgggggtggggagacaaaGGAACTATCgatattttctgctcaatttctctgtaaacctaaaactgcttagGAAAAAAACGAACAAAACTGGATTAGGGGACAAGAAGAGAAGTTTATCAATCAGTTGTGCTCTCCtagataagaaaattataaaattggacTCATTAAATGAGAAACAactttttttaatattgtaataATAACTAGCACTGTTGGTTGCTTTCCGTGTGGTAGGCACTGCTTTAAATGTTTTACTTAGATTATTCTACTTACTCTTCAGAAATACTCTGCAAGATAATACTATTATTGTGTTAAGTATAGAAAattaaactgaggcacagagatgtggAGTAACACAGCTAATGAGAGATGAAGAAGGATTTTGAACCCAGACTCCTGATGTCAGAGCCAAACCCTTAACCACTGTTTTATGTCATTTGGAGAATTTCATTGAAATTAACATCAGCGTATACCAAGTTTCTATTATTTATGACATCAAATAGAACTGAAAGTAAAAGTCTAAAATAGCTAGTTTGAGCAACTCTCAACACAGCCTATTGGActcattttttccaaatttctatAAAATCATCTTGGTTCTCTTACAAGGctatttccttaaaaaatagactttattttaatTCAACAAGGTAGATAGGAAATTATTTACTGAATCAAAGAATAATCCCTTGGGAGGCTGTGTTTTACCTTTAGTGCAGTAGATTCCTGCTTATTAAGTGCAACCTCGGGCCTGCCTTAAGAAGAGTGTGGTCTTCGCAGCCAGCagcaaagaaaatggaattgGTCAACACAGGGAAAAAAGCTGTAAGAGGAAAGAGTAAGCAATCGCAGGGTtagctaagaattttttttaacgcACCACATGTATTCAGGTGACGGGAACGTCTTCCTGCTATTCAGAGTTGAATACAGAGAGTTTTCACGTGGGCCAATGCtctactactttttaaaatgtaacttcaGGGACTGTTGGCTGTGTACTCAGccacctgcttttttttttttttactctctacTATACTAACAAGGATCTTCCACTTTCTATATGCTAATAgtcatattaatatataatacagTAAAAATCAAACTTCATTTTTGGAACACATTACTtctaagaaagtgaaaatatttaaagttactAACCTTCTGTTCAACCAGTTAAGTGTATTCGATGTTGATGACAGGGAGGCAGCTGCATGTGTAACAGAGAAGGCATGTGTAACTCAGGGTCTGAGTTCAAATCTCACTCTACCACTTGCCACTCTTTGATtctgggcaaatcacttaacttctagGGGCCTATTTTATCCTCAAAATGCGATTAAGCATAACTACTTTATAAGGTCATTTTGGGCATCACTGATATATTTGAAATCAACTATCATAGCCAAATCAATGTTTACTGAGTTAGAATTTGAGtattagtttcttcatttgtcaGATGAGGGGATTAGATAAATTTTttggtactttattttaattttaattttatttttggtagctggccagtacagggattttTTGGTTCTTTAGAGCTCTAAAATTCTGTTTCTGTGTTAGCATTTTCTAAAGCGTGCCCCATGGAACACCAGTTCTCTGGACTATTATGTGTTGCTAGGAATAAAAAGGTCCTTTCGGTTTTATCAAGGGATGTTTTCCCCTCTTCCAGACCAGGCATACATGGTTTGCCCAAATTTACAAAGgtagttagtggcagagccaggactagaaaCCACATCTCTAGCTCCTTGTCCAGTCCTCTGGCCACTTGGGAAAGGCCAGACAGCACAGACTATTAGAAGTCTTCCCACTTTCCACAAAAACAACTCTTTGAAAAATGATTAATGACTTCCTAATTGCTAAATCCAAGATCTTGTCTCATTCCTCAGCCTCCCCAACCTGTGCAGAAGCTGCAACACTACCGACTCACCTGCCCAGGTCCCTGGTCCACCTTGGCACCTCAACCCCACAAGAAATTAgatcctcttccttcctctctgactGCCTCATATCTGCCCACTCAGGCTCCTTTTCCTATTCCTGTCCCTTCTATATATGTTTGCCTTCCACTCTTAACACTCTTAAATACACATCTCCAGCTGGATATCCTGCCAGCAATTCAAACACAGCTTGTTCAAAAACGAATTCTTtatcctccccacccctcaaccAAGGTCTCCTCCTGAGTCCTCCATTTCTGTAAATGCATCAACCATGCTCCAAAATACCCAGGTGCGAAACTTTGGAattgttttttactgttttttttctctttggtgcTCACATGCCTTCAGCTGCTAAGTCCTCTTAATCCTCAAAAATCTCCCCAAACCATGTTATTCTTTGCACATTAACTTCGTTGCCATGGTTGAACATCCCACAACTTCTGGGCAAAACACATAGTACCTTAATTGGTCTGCTCCAAGCCAACCAAGTCAATAATCTC
Protein-coding regions in this window:
- the LOC134370027 gene encoding coiled-coil domain-containing protein 125-like isoform X2 produces the protein MSKVVRSSSESEGQIWETEEDDDMTEGDLGYGLGRRSGGVYEVSHLFTSRKRSDGKNFSPPPLPRKGKERSEAVFQYSEHKSLQDTYLQGSRIASYRRQSSTDSNSELSNEELRQRLHETLEEVEILKTDLEASQRQLEGKEEALKILQSMAILGKATSHTQAVLQKTVEQKRSLEKEINALQWEIEFDQNRFKNMEESWTQKYDRTFC
- the LOC134370027 gene encoding coiled-coil domain-containing protein 125-like isoform X1, producing MSKVVRSSSESEGQIWETEEDDDMTEGDLGYGLGRRSGGVYEVSHLFTSRKRSDGKNFSPPPLPRKGKERSEAVFQYSEHKSLQDTYLQGSRIASYRRQSSTDSNSELSNEELRQRLHETLEEVEILKTDLEASQRQLEGKEEALKILQSMAILGKATSHTQAVLQKTVEQKRSLEKEINALQWEIEFDQNRFKNMEESWTQKYDRPAS